The DNA window CGACCGACGACCTCCCCGCGGCGCTCGACCGCGCGCGCGAGTTCGGCGTCGACCTCGTCGACGAGGAGCCGCGTCCCGGCGCGTGGGGTCACGAGGTGGCGTTCCTCCACCCGCGGTCGACCGGCGGCGTGCTCGTGGAGTTCGTCGGGTCGAGCGAGTGAGTCCGGCGGAGCCGCGGACTCACCCGCCGCTCCGGCCGCGGCCGAGGAGGCCGACCGCCATCCGCCGGGCGACGTACGCGACCGCGTTTGACGCGTGGAGGACGACGACGAGCCCACAGAGCGCGACCGGCACCGCCAGGGCCGCCTCCGGGAGGGTATCGATCGCCCACGTGACCGGCTCGCCGTTGACGGTCCCGAACTCGACCGTGTACGGGTACCGGACCGGGGCGGCGACGAGCGAGAGCGCCGTCGCGATCCCGAACAGGAGGAACACCGCGGGGACGGCGATCCAGACCTTCAACGAGAGGAATCCCAGTCCCCCCCACGTCGACGACGCGTCGACGTACCCTTTCGCGAGCGGGAGCAACCCGTCGGCGTCGTCGGGGACGTCGTCCGGAGGCCGGAGGTCGAGCGACCACGCGGCGTTCGCCAGCCGGCGTTCGATCCCGGCGAGGAGCCGGGACCCGATCAGGGTCGCGAACAGGACCGCGACCCCGACGCCGACGAGCGAGAGGAGGGTCCCGAACACGACCCCGGAGGTGAGAAGCATCGAGTAGGCGATACCGAGCGGCGCGCCGACGAGCAGGTACGCCAGGTTCGCGTACGTCCGACGGTCGGCGACGACGCCGACGATCGGAACGGAGGAGGGCTCACGGAGGGAGACCATGGGTGTCCGGCCGGCGGCTCGCGAAAAAACGGTTACGCTCTCGGTTCGGAGAACGGGCTACTCTCGACGCTCGTCGCGTGTGTCGGCGTCCGCGTCGGAACCGTCTCCCGCCCCGTCGACGGTCTCGGCCGCCTCGGCGCCCTCCGTGGCCACGCCGTCCGCGAGGTCGGCCGCGATCCCGGTGTAACCGGCCGGCGTGAGCGCCCGCAGCTCCTCGCGGACGGCCGGGTC is part of the Halorubrum aethiopicum genome and encodes:
- a CDS encoding sensor domain-containing protein: MVSLREPSSVPIVGVVADRRTYANLAYLLVGAPLGIAYSMLLTSGVVFGTLLSLVGVGVAVLFATLIGSRLLAGIERRLANAAWSLDLRPPDDVPDDADGLLPLAKGYVDASSTWGGLGFLSLKVWIAVPAVFLLFGIATALSLVAAPVRYPYTVEFGTVNGEPVTWAIDTLPEAALAVPVALCGLVVVLHASNAVAYVARRMAVGLLGRGRSGG